A part of Hydrogenobacter sp. T-8 genomic DNA contains:
- a CDS encoding ferritin-like domain-containing protein, whose protein sequence is MDKKETISMLLYDVALEHSAIVQYLYHIFLITDGNITSEIEEIARQEMRHLKWFAQKVVQLGGQVVLDRLEDMIMIGGPDWADMLSKDVWAEEEAIRIYSQQLEMVKDDSVKKLLERVIKDEQDHRIEFSELMEKVKEGLVCVPLEEQRPDPKTLEVLNKFLREEYQTIINYLYQFFHSKNCDYKDIMLDLAIESMVHMGKLGEKIGELGGMPNIQRVDFSPKPLKSFQEQVKAEIIYEQETGGEYGKEIAGIDDPEIKRLFTFIENQEEYHKQKLMEFFKLMNRLTVGDLRRKDA, encoded by the coding sequence ATGGATAAAAAAGAGACCATAAGTATGCTTCTCTATGATGTTGCCCTTGAGCACTCCGCCATAGTGCAGTATCTGTATCATATATTCCTTATAACCGACGGAAACATAACTTCGGAAATAGAGGAAATAGCCCGTCAGGAGATGAGGCATCTCAAATGGTTTGCCCAGAAGGTGGTTCAGCTGGGTGGTCAGGTAGTTTTGGACAGGCTTGAGGATATGATAATGATAGGTGGACCCGACTGGGCGGATATGCTCTCAAAGGATGTGTGGGCGGAAGAGGAAGCTATAAGGATATACAGCCAGCAGTTGGAAATGGTCAAAGATGACTCTGTGAAGAAACTCCTTGAGAGGGTAATAAAAGATGAGCAGGACCACAGGATAGAGTTCTCAGAGCTTATGGAAAAGGTAAAGGAGGGGCTCGTATGCGTTCCACTGGAAGAACAAAGACCAGACCCTAAAACCCTTGAAGTGCTTAACAAATTCCTAAGGGAGGAGTATCAGACTATAATCAACTACCTTTATCAGTTTTTTCACTCCAAAAATTGCGACTACAAGGACATAATGCTTGACCTTGCCATAGAGAGCATGGTTCATATGGGCAAGCTAGGTGAGAAGATAGGTGAGCTTGGTGGAATGCCCAACATTCAACGGGTGGACTTTTCACCAAAGCCTCTAAAGAGCTTCCAAGAGCAGGTCAAGGCGGAGATAATCTACGAGCAGGAAACTGGCGGTGAGTATGGAAAAGAGATTGCAGGAATTGATGACCCAGAAATAAAGAGGCTTTTCACCTTCATAGAAAACCAAGAGGAATATCACAAACAAAAGCTCATGGAATTTTTCAAGCTAATGAACAGGCTTACAGTGGGAGACCTCAGAAGGAAGGATGCTTGA
- a CDS encoding D-sedoheptulose 7-phosphate isomerase — translation MLDLVINSFRESADIKLAFVELYAERVVEVGEIIARALKDGNKLLLFGNGGSAADAQHIAGEIVGRFKRERRALPAIALTTDTSILTAVGNDYGFERVFERQVEALCMPGDIAIGISTSGNSPNVIRGLMKAHDLGATTIAFTGRDGGKLVDIAHYSFVVPSYDTARIQECHITLAHVLCEIIDRLL, via the coding sequence ATGCTTGACCTTGTGATAAACTCCTTCAGAGAAAGTGCGGACATAAAGCTGGCCTTTGTAGAGCTTTATGCAGAGAGGGTTGTGGAAGTTGGGGAAATAATAGCAAGGGCTTTAAAAGATGGCAATAAACTCCTCCTTTTTGGCAACGGAGGGAGCGCCGCAGATGCCCAGCACATAGCCGGAGAGATAGTGGGAAGGTTCAAAAGGGAAAGAAGGGCTTTGCCAGCCATAGCCCTTACCACAGACACTTCCATCCTTACCGCAGTAGGGAACGATTACGGCTTTGAAAGGGTTTTTGAAAGGCAGGTGGAAGCCCTGTGTATGCCTGGAGACATTGCTATTGGCATTAGCACCTCTGGAAACTCGCCCAATGTGATAAGAGGTCTCATGAAGGCTCATGACCTGGGTGCTACCACCATAGCTTTTACTGGAAGGGATGGGGGTAAGCTGGTAGATATAGCCCATTACAGCTTTGTAGTGCCTTCCTACGATACCGCACGCATTCAAGAGTGCCATATAACCCTTGCCCATGTGCTTTGTGAGATAATTGACAGGCTTCTATGA
- a CDS encoding NAD(+)/NADH kinase gives MRVLLFVKDSQRAMEVSQKVAQLMRSYSIDPEVFVNERSKKEKPTLKGTDLLVVVGGDGTFLAGARLASKEGVPLLGINVGRFGFLTEVELEEAEEVFKLLLESRIEPQKRMMLSASLLRGSEELYLGDYLNDVVVSKESLARMVEVEIELQGERVLRVYGDGVIVSTPTGSTAYALSAGGPILYPLMEALLFVPICPHTLSNRPLVVPPNFEIRLVNLSEDHMAYLTLDGQEGMSLRRGDTVIVKKSKHSCLMYPNPSRSFFSILKEKLRWG, from the coding sequence ATGAGGGTTCTCCTCTTTGTGAAGGACAGCCAGAGGGCTATGGAGGTTTCTCAAAAGGTGGCACAGTTGATGAGGTCTTATAGCATTGACCCAGAGGTTTTTGTCAACGAACGCTCAAAGAAGGAAAAGCCCACTCTCAAGGGCACTGACCTACTTGTGGTGGTGGGTGGGGATGGCACCTTTCTTGCAGGGGCAAGGCTTGCCTCAAAGGAAGGTGTGCCACTACTTGGCATAAACGTGGGAAGGTTTGGCTTTCTCACAGAAGTGGAGCTGGAGGAGGCGGAAGAGGTTTTTAAACTTCTCTTAGAGAGCAGAATAGAACCTCAGAAGAGGATGATGCTTTCCGCTTCTCTCCTTAGAGGGTCTGAGGAGCTTTATCTGGGGGATTACCTAAACGATGTGGTGGTTTCAAAGGAAAGCCTTGCCCGTATGGTGGAGGTGGAAATAGAGCTTCAAGGAGAGAGGGTGCTTAGGGTATATGGAGACGGGGTTATAGTATCCACACCTACAGGTTCTACCGCCTATGCACTTTCCGCAGGAGGACCCATCCTTTACCCACTAATGGAAGCCCTTCTCTTTGTTCCCATATGCCCCCATACCCTCTCCAACAGACCTCTTGTAGTCCCACCGAACTTTGAGATAAGGCTTGTAAACCTCTCTGAAGACCACATGGCATACCTCACCCTTGATGGACAAGAGGGCATGAGCCTAAGAAGGGGAGATACAGTTATAGTAAAGAAGTCCAAGCACTCCTGCCTTATGTATCCAAACCCCAGCAGGAGTTTCTTTAGCATCCTAAAGGAAAAACTCAGATGGGGGTGA
- a CDS encoding ATP-binding protein: MEYLAYRFKEGELLPVRHAHVPDFHSLLHIDTQKETLRRNTLQFVRGLPANDALLWGDRGTGKSSLVKSMLGLFAKDGLRLVQVYKMDISHLSELYDLLRGRQEKFILFFDDLSFEAGDEEVRILKSLMDGDVEERPSNVLVYATSNRRHLMPEREEEGKFPEESYWERVSLVERFGIRLGFFSFGKKQYLDIVKYLALCRGLELEEEELKRLALEWAMQRGFSGRSANQFIKDLEGRLRLKF; the protein is encoded by the coding sequence ATGGAATACTTGGCATACCGCTTTAAGGAAGGTGAGCTTCTACCTGTAAGACATGCTCATGTGCCTGATTTTCATAGCCTGCTCCACATAGACACGCAAAAGGAAACCCTCAGAAGAAACACTCTTCAGTTCGTGAGAGGCTTGCCCGCCAACGACGCCCTTCTCTGGGGAGACAGAGGCACAGGCAAATCTTCGCTGGTGAAGTCCATGTTAGGGCTTTTTGCAAAGGATGGGCTCAGGCTCGTGCAGGTTTACAAGATGGACATCAGCCACCTCTCTGAGCTTTATGACCTTTTGAGAGGGCGTCAAGAAAAATTCATTCTCTTTTTTGACGACCTTTCCTTTGAAGCTGGGGACGAGGAAGTAAGAATTCTGAAATCTCTCATGGACGGCGATGTGGAAGAAAGACCAAGCAATGTGCTTGTGTATGCCACCTCCAACAGGAGACATCTCATGCCAGAGAGGGAAGAGGAAGGCAAATTTCCAGAGGAGAGCTATTGGGAGAGGGTCTCCCTTGTAGAAAGGTTTGGCATAAGGCTCGGCTTTTTCAGTTTTGGCAAAAAGCAGTATTTAGACATAGTGAAATATCTGGCTCTGTGTAGGGGGCTTGAGCTGGAAGAGGAGGAGTTAAAGAGGCTTGCCCTTGAGTGGGCTATGCAGAGGGGCTTTTCTGGAAGAAGCGCAAACCAGTTTATAAAGGACTTAGAGGGCAGATTGAGGCTAAAATTTTAA
- a CDS encoding ATP-dependent DNA ligase, giving the protein MTFRELSEYFYRLEQITSRLEMADILRDLLERAKAEEIDKVVYLTLGELMPAFRGVEFGVSEKLMMEALSKASGVKVKQVEALYKQKGDLGETAQGIISWQGRGLSLVRVYEELLDVARTRGTLDKVMKLINLLKGLSGFEAKYAVRVIIGRLRLGVGDATIIDALSLTMGDKELKPYIERAYNLCSDLGLVAKRLKEGGLDAIREFKIQVGYPIRMALAERVSSAEEIIQRLRRCAIEAKYDGFRLQVHKDGSKVEIYSRNLEPMTEMFPDVVKAVIGDIKAQSVILEGEALAVNEETGEFYPFQVTIQRKRKYSVEEYAKEYPLRLFVFDLLYLEGEDYTVKPYIERRRALEELLTHTNTLRASEMFITDSVKEVEAFFEDAITRGLEGIMAKRLDAPYTAGSRNFNWIKLKRSYRGSLADTIDVVIVGYYYGRGARAKLGIGGILVAVYEPSTDTFKTISKVGSGFTEEEWVRLKEMLDKIRLDHRHPRVDSLMDVDVWVEPRYVITVNADEITRSPLHTAGRTLEEPGYALRFPRAVSFIREDKNPEDANTVEEIIRLYQLQKRVSVE; this is encoded by the coding sequence ATGACCTTTAGGGAGCTTTCTGAATACTTCTACCGCCTTGAGCAGATCACCAGCAGGCTTGAGATGGCGGACATACTAAGAGACCTTTTAGAGAGGGCGAAGGCTGAGGAGATTGATAAGGTAGTTTATCTTACCCTTGGTGAGCTTATGCCCGCCTTCAGAGGTGTGGAGTTTGGAGTTTCGGAGAAACTCATGATGGAAGCCCTCTCTAAAGCCAGCGGTGTAAAGGTAAAGCAGGTGGAAGCCCTTTACAAGCAAAAGGGAGACCTTGGAGAAACCGCACAGGGAATTATCAGCTGGCAGGGAAGAGGTCTAAGCCTTGTAAGGGTCTATGAGGAACTTCTTGATGTTGCACGCACAAGGGGAACCTTAGACAAGGTCATGAAGCTCATAAATCTTCTGAAGGGTCTTTCGGGCTTTGAAGCCAAATATGCGGTGAGGGTTATCATAGGTAGGCTGAGGCTTGGTGTGGGGGATGCCACCATAATAGATGCACTTTCTCTTACCATGGGAGATAAAGAACTCAAACCCTACATAGAAAGAGCATACAATCTATGCTCAGACCTTGGGCTTGTGGCTAAAAGGCTAAAGGAGGGCGGGCTTGACGCCATAAGGGAATTCAAGATTCAAGTGGGTTATCCCATAAGGATGGCTCTCGCAGAAAGGGTCTCAAGCGCAGAGGAAATAATCCAGAGGCTTAGGAGGTGTGCGATAGAGGCAAAATACGATGGCTTTAGGCTTCAGGTTCACAAGGATGGAAGCAAGGTGGAAATATATTCAAGAAACCTTGAACCTATGACAGAGATGTTTCCAGATGTAGTTAAGGCGGTTATAGGAGACATAAAAGCTCAAAGTGTTATCCTTGAAGGGGAGGCTCTGGCGGTAAACGAAGAGACGGGCGAGTTTTATCCCTTTCAGGTCACCATACAGAGAAAGAGAAAATACAGCGTAGAGGAATACGCCAAAGAATACCCCCTGAGGCTCTTTGTCTTTGACCTCCTCTACCTTGAGGGCGAAGACTACACGGTAAAACCCTACATAGAAAGAAGAAGGGCTCTTGAGGAACTTCTTACCCATACAAACACCCTTCGGGCTTCTGAGATGTTCATAACGGATAGTGTGAAGGAGGTGGAAGCCTTCTTTGAGGATGCCATAACGAGGGGTCTTGAGGGTATTATGGCAAAACGCCTTGATGCACCCTACACCGCAGGTTCAAGAAACTTCAACTGGATAAAACTAAAAAGAAGCTACAGAGGAAGCCTTGCAGATACCATAGATGTGGTCATAGTGGGTTATTACTACGGAAGGGGTGCAAGGGCAAAGCTGGGCATAGGAGGCATTCTCGTGGCGGTCTATGAGCCCTCAACGGACACCTTCAAGACCATAAGCAAGGTAGGCTCGGGCTTCACAGAGGAGGAATGGGTAAGGCTCAAAGAAATGCTGGACAAAATAAGGCTCGACCACAGGCATCCAAGGGTGGACAGCCTCATGGATGTGGATGTTTGGGTAGAGCCAAGGTATGTGATAACGGTTAATGCGGATGAGATAACTCGCTCCCCTCTGCACACCGCAGGCAGGACCCTTGAAGAGCCGGGCTACGCTTTGCGTTTTCCAAGGGCGGTTAGTTTTATAAGAGAGGATAAAAATCCAGAGGATGCCAACACTGTGGAAGAGATAATAAGGCTTTATCAGCTCCAGAAGAGGGTGTCGGTAGAATAA
- a CDS encoding ABC transporter substrate binding protein, whose product MRPVLAILLSLTLVSCWFGERKIVIGVLISGEGRLTKLDGFRDGLKNLGLNNVEFVIYNGENNLKSLEEKAIEIVKREKEFRLVAVGGSLEAYYIKKIKNDFEPPIVIMGGTAIKAWGFVDDENKPIKGVTGVDNLNMELMEKRIEIFKRLFPHVEKAIVFCTPNFEASKLATKLTIKAGEKHGLKIYPLEVRDVQDLEYVISHMKEDGFEAIVMTPCFYTDNFLTSYILHYARFYHIPVVCLSPEHATKGCAVAYGSSGYDQGYQASYIAYQIIKGARVADIPFEKVTKIRLSINESVFREMGYVLDNSKTLLADQVFK is encoded by the coding sequence ATGAGACCTGTATTGGCAATTTTATTGTCTCTTACGCTTGTCTCTTGTTGGTTCGGTGAAAGGAAGATAGTCATAGGTGTTCTTATATCTGGAGAGGGAAGGTTGACTAAGTTGGATGGTTTCAGGGACGGGCTAAAAAATCTTGGACTTAATAATGTGGAATTTGTAATATACAATGGAGAAAATAACTTAAAAAGTTTAGAAGAGAAAGCTATTGAGATAGTAAAAAGGGAAAAAGAGTTCAGGCTTGTAGCAGTAGGTGGTAGCCTTGAAGCTTACTACATTAAAAAGATAAAGAACGACTTTGAACCTCCAATTGTAATAATGGGTGGCACTGCCATAAAAGCTTGGGGCTTTGTGGATGACGAAAACAAACCTATAAAGGGTGTAACAGGCGTTGACAACCTAAATATGGAGTTAATGGAAAAACGCATAGAAATATTCAAAAGATTATTCCCTCATGTAGAAAAGGCTATAGTTTTTTGCACACCCAACTTTGAAGCTTCAAAGTTGGCAACTAAATTAACCATAAAAGCAGGTGAAAAGCATGGATTAAAAATTTATCCATTAGAAGTTAGGGACGTTCAGGATCTTGAGTATGTAATAAGCCATATGAAAGAAGATGGATTTGAGGCTATTGTAATGACCCCGTGTTTCTATACAGATAATTTTTTAACATCCTACATCTTGCACTATGCGCGGTTTTATCATATACCGGTAGTATGCTTATCCCCAGAGCATGCTACAAAAGGTTGTGCGGTGGCTTACGGTAGCTCTGGTTATGATCAAGGTTATCAGGCTTCTTATATTGCTTATCAGATAATAAAAGGAGCCAGAGTTGCAGATATACCCTTTGAAAAAGTGACAAAAATAAGACTTTCTATAAATGAGAGCGTTTTTAGGGAAATGGGATATGTTTTAGATAATAGCAAGACTCTTCTCGCAGACCAAGTTTTTAAATGA
- a CDS encoding sensor histidine kinase: MKEQLRISWQEDKGVITKILADRFREDIVSTQVKIKSIATKYRSLNISLKEILWRLTGDIEHIKGCAYYDTRGRLIYLETRSINFEGLPKTLSKLEWVDEVLDVYSMGTNEMYMLLKVFDISNNVPMGFIVCAMNVRDLIKDYAHQYGIHDATIRLLDTNGRTMVSLNNWATGKMLSLQSHIRGTNMIIELSEPEDLIYANAYNFLKVSFLLSSVLCGGLFWVGFFTVKRIFKPLEDLKLSVINWMDRKNLEIKGYGEVYVLARAFQNLLDRIEREKSVYINLFNKLRDGILLVENESGTLEMVNDNFLNMFDVTANEVLGMNIKDVCEHFTTGVFLFIPESIISIGGKTKCVSVTSIPLKLEDKDYTLFHIKDITDKKSTEFLLGQYSKLAILGEIACSLAHQLNNPLASIMAYTEYIRNVSNEKEVKEMAEVVLKNVERARDTISRLLYMAKSYDGSPQEIDPLSFTKNLLDIIHFKAKHKGIIIELNPKTKYQKLLTYPWKLEQILINLIDNAIDASPMQGKIYVGIEDVDPFIVWKIRDEGPGVNSEEIFQPFYTTKAKGFGLGLSIAKRFVEDMGGKIEYENLDRGCEFRVYIKSEDA, encoded by the coding sequence TTGAAAGAACAGCTTAGAATATCATGGCAAGAAGACAAAGGTGTTATAACCAAGATCCTTGCGGATAGATTTAGGGAAGATATAGTATCCACTCAGGTAAAAATAAAATCTATAGCAACAAAATACAGAAGCCTAAACATAAGTTTGAAAGAAATTCTATGGAGACTGACAGGAGATATTGAACATATTAAGGGATGCGCTTATTACGATACAAGGGGCAGACTTATTTATCTTGAAACAAGGTCTATCAACTTTGAAGGTTTGCCTAAAACGTTGAGTAAGTTGGAATGGGTAGACGAAGTATTAGATGTATATTCAATGGGTACTAACGAGATGTATATGCTCCTGAAGGTGTTTGATATTAGCAACAATGTGCCTATGGGTTTTATAGTTTGTGCTATGAATGTAAGAGATTTGATTAAAGATTATGCTCACCAGTACGGAATACATGATGCTACAATTAGGTTATTAGATACTAATGGTAGGACTATGGTGTCATTGAACAACTGGGCAACCGGAAAAATGCTTAGTTTGCAATCTCATATAAGAGGTACAAATATGATTATTGAACTAAGCGAACCTGAAGACCTCATTTATGCGAATGCTTACAATTTTTTAAAAGTTTCCTTTTTGCTAAGTTCAGTTCTATGCGGTGGACTCTTTTGGGTGGGCTTTTTTACCGTGAAAAGGATATTCAAGCCTCTTGAAGACTTGAAGTTATCTGTTATAAATTGGATGGATAGGAAAAATTTGGAGATTAAAGGATATGGTGAGGTTTACGTGCTTGCAAGAGCTTTTCAAAATCTTCTTGACAGAATTGAAAGGGAAAAAAGTGTTTACATAAATTTGTTTAATAAACTTAGAGACGGCATTTTATTGGTAGAGAATGAGAGTGGCACATTAGAGATGGTAAATGACAATTTTTTGAACATGTTTGATGTTACAGCTAATGAGGTACTTGGAATGAATATAAAGGATGTGTGTGAACATTTTACAACAGGTGTATTCCTGTTCATACCAGAAAGTATTATAAGTATCGGAGGAAAAACTAAATGCGTAAGTGTGACTTCAATACCTCTTAAATTAGAGGATAAAGACTATACACTTTTCCATATAAAAGATATTACAGATAAAAAGAGTACTGAGTTTCTTCTTGGACAATACTCCAAATTAGCCATATTAGGAGAAATAGCGTGTTCCTTAGCACATCAACTTAACAACCCTCTTGCTTCTATAATGGCATATACTGAGTATATAAGAAATGTGTCCAATGAAAAGGAAGTGAAGGAAATGGCGGAAGTGGTTCTTAAAAATGTTGAAAGAGCGAGGGATACAATAAGCAGGTTGCTATACATGGCAAAGAGCTATGATGGTTCACCGCAGGAAATAGATCCCTTAAGTTTTACAAAAAATTTATTAGATATAATCCATTTCAAAGCGAAGCATAAAGGGATAATTATAGAACTAAACCCGAAAACGAAGTATCAAAAACTCCTAACATATCCATGGAAACTGGAACAGATTCTTATTAACCTTATAGATAACGCTATAGACGCGTCTCCAATGCAGGGTAAAATCTATGTGGGTATTGAAGATGTTGATCCTTTTATAGTTTGGAAAATAAGGGATGAAGGTCCGGGTGTAAACTCTGAAGAAATTTTCCAACCCTTTTATACTACAAAAGCTAAAGGTTTTGGTTTGGGGCTGTCTATTGCAAAGAGGTTTGTGGAGGACATGGGGGGCAAAATAGAGTATGAAAACCTAGACAGAGGTTGCGAGTTTCGCGTGTATATTAAAAGTGAGGACGCATAA
- a CDS encoding sigma-54-dependent transcriptional regulator, protein MKILIIEDEIEYGWLISKFLREKGHSVDHVSRGELAIDSIDKQHYDLIILDLLLPDMNGMDILRKIKEIPSIQEVVVITGHGTIKIAVEAMKLGAFDFLTKPCSLEEVELVVKKVEDMLSLKRENSLLKSEKRLTEEDMIIASPAMKNVVDIIGKIACSDCSVIIQGESGVGKELVAKLIHRLSDRKDKPFVAINISAIPQELLEAELFGYEKGAFTGAGNQKAGFMELAKGGTLFLDEITDLDLKLQAKLLRAIEEKKFYRLGGRREVESDVRIICATNRDIKKLVDDGLFREDLYYRLNTVEIKIPPLRERKEDIIPLVEHFLEKFCRKYNKKIKGFTEKAKATLLSYNYPGNVRELRNIVERAVLLCNETLIDENHLNISFHKKPDSIKEIEKMKIEEVLKRVNFDKRKAAELLDIPLRTFYRKLKKYNLL, encoded by the coding sequence ATGAAGATACTTATAATTGAAGATGAAATAGAATACGGTTGGCTAATATCAAAGTTTTTAAGAGAAAAGGGGCACTCTGTTGACCATGTTTCAAGAGGTGAGTTAGCCATAGACTCTATCGATAAACAGCATTATGACCTGATTATACTTGACCTGCTTCTACCTGATATGAACGGCATGGACATTCTCAGAAAGATAAAGGAAATCCCCAGTATTCAGGAAGTGGTTGTTATAACCGGCCATGGAACAATAAAGATAGCGGTTGAGGCTATGAAGCTGGGGGCTTTTGACTTTTTGACAAAACCTTGCAGTTTGGAAGAGGTTGAACTTGTGGTGAAAAAGGTAGAAGATATGTTAAGCCTAAAGAGAGAAAATAGCCTCTTAAAAAGCGAAAAAAGGCTGACGGAAGAGGATATGATAATAGCAAGTCCCGCAATGAAAAATGTAGTGGATATTATAGGAAAGATAGCTTGCAGTGATTGTAGTGTTATAATACAGGGGGAAAGTGGGGTCGGTAAAGAGCTTGTTGCTAAACTTATACATAGACTAAGTGATAGAAAGGATAAACCCTTCGTCGCCATAAATATATCCGCTATACCTCAGGAACTCTTGGAAGCTGAGCTTTTCGGTTATGAAAAGGGAGCATTTACTGGTGCAGGCAATCAAAAGGCAGGCTTTATGGAATTAGCTAAGGGAGGGACGCTTTTTTTAGATGAAATAACAGACCTTGACCTCAAATTACAGGCTAAGCTTCTGAGGGCTATAGAAGAAAAGAAATTTTATAGATTAGGTGGTAGAAGAGAAGTAGAGAGTGATGTACGCATTATCTGTGCAACAAATAGAGATATTAAAAAGCTAGTTGATGATGGGCTTTTCCGAGAGGATCTGTATTACAGACTAAACACAGTTGAAATTAAAATCCCTCCTTTAAGGGAGAGAAAGGAGGACATAATCCCATTAGTTGAACATTTTCTTGAAAAATTCTGTAGAAAGTACAATAAAAAAATAAAGGGTTTTACTGAAAAAGCTAAGGCAACTCTCCTATCTTACAATTATCCCGGTAATGTAAGAGAGCTAAGAAACATAGTAGAGAGAGCGGTACTATTATGCAATGAAACTTTGATTGATGAAAACCACCTCAACATATCCTTCCACAAGAAGCCTGATAGTATTAAGGAAATAGAAAAGATGAAGATTGAAGAAGTATTGAAGAGAGTTAATTTTGACAAGAGAAAGGCTGCAGAACTTTTGGATATTCCTTTAAGAACCTTCTACAGAAAACTTAAGAAATACAATCTTTTGTAA
- a CDS encoding DsrE family protein gives MDRRGFFRLASLLASVPFINKIAEAAPPKVKMEDIKKDAKIAVVYHCDFPQEARFKAMLGNIRNHLSVYDNDPFRIKIVVVAHGAGVKFFMKDLSGSPWETEGIKIDELYQTEKDLLAYGVEFYICNITLQRLRLDANKLHEFTKIVPSGVGAIGDLQSKGFAYIKVQ, from the coding sequence ATGGATAGAAGAGGCTTTTTTAGATTAGCAAGTCTATTAGCTTCTGTGCCCTTTATAAATAAGATTGCGGAAGCTGCTCCACCAAAGGTAAAAATGGAAGATATTAAAAAAGACGCCAAAATAGCTGTGGTCTATCACTGTGATTTTCCTCAGGAAGCAAGGTTTAAGGCTATGCTGGGTAATATAAGAAACCATCTGTCTGTTTATGACAATGACCCCTTTAGGATAAAGATAGTTGTCGTGGCTCATGGTGCAGGTGTTAAGTTCTTTATGAAAGACCTTTCCGGCAGTCCATGGGAGACAGAAGGTATAAAGATTGACGAACTCTACCAGACAGAAAAGGATCTGTTGGCTTATGGTGTTGAGTTTTATATATGTAATATAACTTTGCAAAGGTTAAGACTTGATGCTAATAAGCTACATGAGTTTACTAAGATAGTGCCTTCTGGAGTTGGAGCCATTGGAGACTTGCAATCAAAGGGTTTTGCTTACATAAAAGTACAGTAA